A segment of the Macrobrachium nipponense isolate FS-2020 chromosome 1, ASM1510439v2, whole genome shotgun sequence genome:
tgaatatattaattttgttggttatatttatctacatatattaattttgttggttatatttatctacaacttttccaTTATGAGGGCATCAAGTTTGAatgaaccaagacttaaatttagaacatttccattatttgacttgatgaaacaagattcagtgatattccttttaactgtgtcattcaTTACAAGGGATGATCTACAtctctcatataaaaaaaaaaattatgttaaaaagctttaaaattctaggaatttctaaaaacctttcatcatagggtaattttagaatgttatgcttactaagtTCAAGTTTgtcagttaaataaaatgttttcaagcTCTTTTCcctgccacatctacaaaagtccttgggtatttaagtttcaaagcaatatcataaatagtgattggagtagtaatggaCAAAAGGAGGCAATGTtggttgatttccgaaagactgaaaaggtgaaatttctatcatttctatggacagttacaccaagaaaattcaaattacaatgtctttctttttctacagtaaattttatagaagggattattaaggaattcctggagattttcgtgaactggccaaatacagaaaatatccacatacctaaacaatataacttttttggggcaaaatttttagtaagagttttgtctcaaaaaattccctgtaaatattgctaaggacaggaggtaagggattacccatagccatgccaaacttctgtacaaaaaattccccattaaaacaaaatttactatctttgatacataaccttatgagactaatgaggtttgctacagttaagggaataccatgacgttctaattcatcctccaaaaattcaagtaaatcatctacagcaacttttgtaaataaagacaacATCAAaaataaccatattaaaatcaaaattcaaatttaaactattcaatttgtttataaaatcaacactgtttttacattcgtgttgGGAATGTTTCATACCAAAGGTGTAAGAGTTTTtgcaagccatttagataaattatacgtaactgagcccactgaactaatgattggtctgatagggttattgattttgtgtgtcttgactaaaccatacatataaggatagggaggcgcattgcggtgtaaactgtttaattaaatggtccaagccctttagaatggatttaatttgtttattaaaatgggagttcactgtctgtgtaggatcagacctcagtttcgtgcaAGTATCAGcatcatttagcaatgccattattttacttacatagtcacttttattcatttttaccacTGCATTACACTTATCTGCCTTTGGTACTTgcactgtttcgtcttttttaattttcttataagcctggagaaatcttacagGTACATTAGGGGAAGAAGCTTGCTCATAGCACCAGACACAATACCCTTGcaaatattgatatcctcagggcatagattatgattaaatttttccaagtaACAAAATGATTTTGCAATGTCGACATAGTCCAGGTTACCGTTTACACACCAAAGCTTaatccatatcccaaagccgctgtcgtagcactatccactggtttgtctgataactttctttccaactgtatttcattcgttccttgacaatgtcttagttaagacaaaagcgcttggatttcttcctatcattttcctgtggtattcgcttatatatattatatatatagatatatatatatatatatatatatatatatatatatatacacacacacacacacacacacatatatatatatatatatatatatatatatacgatatatatatatatacatatatatatatcacatataatatatatatatatatatatatatatatatatatatatatatatatatatatatatatatatatatatataagcgacgCAGTATCAGAGATGTCTGCCATTATACCTGAGGAGGAAGAGATTTTTCGCTTTTCACGCCAAATAATTTTCTCTCgactatttaattttttctagttATTCTAATTGtagaaaatgtttatatatatatatactatatatatataatatatatcgatacatatatatataatatatgactgggtaaaatgttctgtaacaacagaattccatataataaaaggagcccataaaaacaccaaaatatagagaaaaaagtactatatttcagagactgctgtctctcttcttagcagtctctgaaatatagtacttttttctctatattttggtgtttttatgggctccttttattagatatatatatatatatatatatatgtatatataatatatatatatatatatatatatatatatatatatatatatatatatatgtgtgtgtgtgtgtgtgtgtgcgtgtgtgtgtgcgcgcgttcgcgcgcgtgtatatatatatatatatatatatatatatatatatatatatatatataatatacatttaaaaatataattcctATATTTTTGTGAACATGCAAATCACTCCCAAAATTAGAATAACCAGAAAAAATGGaataatcaaaatagaaaattaatttggCGTAAAAAAGCGAAAAATTTCCTTCTCAGGTATAATAGCAGACATCTTTGACATTGCGTCGCCAAAGTGTGGAAGTCTTCCCGTCACTCTACGGAACGAGGACGTCTTCAGAGCATAGGTTCCAGGACTCTTTGCTTCCTGGACGAAAACGCATCGGATTTCTGAAGACTCTTCAGGAATCCTTAACTCCAGCGTGCCAGGACGGTACAGTCACAGCGACCATGGCGAACACAGACGCGAGAGACACAAAGCAACTGCGATTGCTGACTCCTTACGTGATCCTGAGGACGATAATCCCGCGGCGTCGGGGACGAATTCCTGGGATTCTCAGAGAAAATCCTCAGGTATAATGGCAGACATCTTTGATACTGCGTCGTCGCCAGAGTGGAAGAAGTCTCCCGGTCTCTcgaagcgctgaatgaccctatgggtcccagtgcttggctttgtgcCAGAATCACATTCTCGACGGCACGAAGACGTCTTCAGCATCGTTTCATTCCTTCCGGATGAAAGATCGGATTGTTGGATTCTTCTAGCCTCACCCGAAGACGCTTCGGGATTCTCAGAGAAAAAAGTCACGTAGGTCGCGTCCGTTTTTAAAACTAGGCCATCGCCAAGCACATATCAGAGGCCTAGTTATCATGACAAtgtgtactaataataatatatttataaatgaatttatCTGGACAGCTCTACTCCCGGCAGTAGAGCTTGTATTATCTTCTTACGTACATAACCCTGAACTGGAAGAGGTTGGCGGCCAGGTCGCGGAAAAGCTGGCTAGACATGACGTTCTAGCAAAACTCCAGTCCCACCTGGCTCTACTGTCTCAATCAGAACAAGCTGGCAGGAAACCAGCGGAAGAGCGAGACACCTCAGACGACGAAGACCATAATAATGTTGCAGAGAAGGAAACTCTGACTTCACCTGAGGTGGACGAGTCGCAGCCTCCAAGTGTCATGCTCAACGCCATCGGGCGAAAGGTCGAAGGCATCACACAAATGGTCAGGAAAGAATTGTGCCGAAAGGAGGCGCCCTGCGACACACAACGTTCTCTTCCTGAAACTCGAGTGGATGGAACTCTAAAAGGTAAGTCTCCAAGTGTTCCTACTCCTTCTTCCTCGGCTTCTATTCTTCCATCTCCCTCTCTTTCTACCCCtgaatctccctccctttctacccctgaatctccctccctttctacccttgaatctccctccctttctaCCCCTCCTACCCCGGAATCTACTTCCCTTTCTACCCCTCCTATCCCAGAATCTACTTTCCTTTCTAATCTACTTCCCTTTCTACCCCTCCTACCCCAGAATCTACTTCCCTTTCTACCCCTCCTACCCCAGAATCTACTTCCCTTTCTACCCCTCCTATCCCAGATTCTACTTCCCTTTCTACCCCAGAATCTACTTCCGTttctacccctcctacccctgaATCTACCTCCCTTTCTATCCCAGAATCTACTTTCCTTTCTACCCCGTCTCCTTTCTACCCCTCCTACCCAGAATCTACTTCCCTTTCTACCCCCTCCTACCTTTCTGAACCTCTACCTCCTTTCTACCCCAGAATCTACTTCCGTttctacccctcctacccctgaATCTACCTCCCTTTCTACCCCAGAATCTACCTCCCTttctacccctcctacccctgaATCTACCTCCCTTTCTACCCCTGAATCTACCCCCATTTCCTATTTTCTACCCTGAATCTACCACCTCCCTTTCTACCCCtgaatctccctccctttctacccctgaatctccctccctttctacccctgaatctccctccctttctaCAACACCCCTCCTACCCCCTGAATCTACCCCTGAATCACCCTCCCTTTCTACCCCTCCTACCCTGAATCTACCTCCCTttctacccctcctacccctgaATCTACCCCTGAATCAACCTCCCTttctacccctcctacccctgaatctccctccctttctacccctgaatctccctccctttctacccctgaatctccctccctttctacccctgaatctccctccctttctacccctgaatctacccctgaatctccctccctttctacccctgaatctccctccctttctacccctgaatctccctccctttctacccctgaatctccctccctttctacccctgaatctctccctccctttctacccctgaatctccctccctttctacccctgaatctccctccctttctaCCCCTGAATCTACCCCTGAATCTCCCTCCCATTCTACCCCTGAATCTACCCCTGAATCTCCCTCCCATTCTACCCCtgaatctccctccctttctacccctgaatctccctccctttctaCCTCTGAATCTACCCCTGAATCTACCTTCCTTTCTACCACCCCTCAACTTTCCTCCACCTCTCCTTCACCTCCCTCCACCTCTCCTTCCCCTACTCCCAATGCTCCACCCACTCCCTCTCCACTTCCCGTCTCTCCCATGGCTGAGGAAGACTTGGACGGATACCTGGAGCAACTAGAACACGAATACGACAGCTTGGAAAAGCTCATTGCAGAGCTGGACGAGTCGTCAGAAACTGCAGGAGGCATCAAGATCAATGCCATCCGTCAGAGGATATTAAAAATGAGAGATATCCTCAGGAAGATCATTCGCCACAGGAAGGCGCCCTGTGACACACGGCATCTCGTTCCCTACGCAGTCTGGCCTGGACTCTCTGGACCTCGAGTGGACGGCCCTCAAAGAGGTAAGTCTCCAAGtgttccttctccttcttcatcggtttctcatcttcctcctcctactcctcctccaggATCTCCTTCCCTTTCAACCCATCCACCTTCCCCAACCTCTCCTACTCATAAATCCCCTTCCCCAACCTCTCCCACTCCTCAATCCCCTTCCCCTTTTCCAACTCCCCCACCATTCCCCAACCTCTCCTACTCATGAATCCCCTTCCCCCAACCTCCTCCCACTCCCAATCCCCTTCCCTTTCCACCCCTTCCGCCAACCCTTATCCTACTTCCCCATGAATTCCCTCCCCAACCTCCTCCCACCGCAACCCCTTCCCTTCAACTTCCCCAACCTCTTCCCCCTACCTATGAATCCCCTTCCCCAACCTCACCCTAATGCATGAATCCCCTTCCCTTTCCACTTCCCCAACCTCTCCTACTCATGAATCCCCTTCCCCAACCTCTCCCACTCCTCaatccccttccctttccccttccccaacCTCTCCTACTCATGAATCCCCTTCCCCAACCTCTCCCACTCCTCAATCCCCTTCCCTTTCCACTTCCCCAACCTCTCCCACTCCTCAATCCCCTTCCCTTTCCATTTCCCCAACCTCCCCTTCCCCACCTCATTAAGCCCCTTCCCCAACCTCTCCCCACTCCTCATCCCCTTCCCTTTCCACTTTCCCCCCAACCTCTTCCACTTCCTCCAATCCCTTTCCACCTTCCCCAACCTCTCCTAATCATgaattccccttcccctttcccccaaCTTCCCCAACCTCTGCCTACTCCATCAATCCCCTTCCCCAACCTCTTTCCCACTCCTTCCCCAACCCCTTCCCTTTCACTTCCCCAACCTCTACCTTACAAATCCCTTTCCAAGTCCCCTTCCCTTTCCCAACCCCAGAACCTCTCCTAATCATGAATCCCCTTCCCTTTCCACTTCCCCAACCTCTCCTACTCATGAATCCCCTTCCCCAACCTCTCCCACTCCTCAATCCCCTTCCCTTTCCACCCTTCCCAACCCTTTCCCTTCCTTAACCTCATGAATCCCCTTCCCCAACCTCTCCTAATCATGAATCCCCTTCCCTTTCCACTGCTTTCCCCAACCTCTTCCTAACTCAGTGAATTCCCCTTCCCCAAACCCTTCTCCCACTTCCCCAACCAATCCCCTCCCTTTCCCACTTCCAACCTCGAATACCCTTCCTCCAATCCCGCTTCCCTTTCCCACTTCCCCAACCTCCTCCTTATTTCCCATGAATTTTCCCCACCCTTTCCCAACCTTCCCAACCTTCCTACTCATGAATCCCCTTCCCCAACCTCCCTTCCCCAACTCCTCAATCCCCTTCCCCAACCTCTCCTACTCCTCAATCCCCTTCCCTTTCCACTTCCCCAACCTCTCCTACTCATGAATCCCCTTCCCCAACCTTCCCGCCATTGCCCCAACCTCATCGCCCCTTCCCTTTCCAACTTCCCCAACCCCTTTACCTACTTCCCAATGAATCCCCTCCCTAACCTCCTCCTAATCCCCATTGACCCCTTTCCCACATTTCCCCCAACTCTCCTACTCATGAATCCCCTCCCCAACCCGCTCTCCCACTTCTCCAATCCCGCCCCTTTTCCACTTCCCCAACCTCTCCTACTCCTCAATCCCCGTTAATTTCACCCCTTTCCCCAACCTCTCCAATATGAATCCCTTCCCTTCATCCCCTTCCCAAACCTCTCGCTACTCCATCAatcccctccccaaccccttcccctttcccactCCTTCCAACCCCTCCCCAACCTCTCCTACTCCTCAATCCCCTTAATTTCCCACTTTCCCCAACCTCTCCCCTACTCATTGCGAATCCCCTTCCCCAACCCTTTCCCACTCCTCCCCAATCCCTTCCCTTTTACCCCCAACCTCGTTCCCTACTCCTTTAATCcccttcccctttgacttccccacccccctttccGCCCCAACCTCGCTTCCTCCTGAATCTCCTTCCCTTCCCACTCCTCTATCTTCCCCAACTTCTACTTctgaatttccttcccttcccaCTTCTCCACCTTCCTCCGCCTCTCCTACTGAATCTCCTTCACTCCCTACTTCTTccatctctccttctcctcctcccaatGCTCcaccctctccttctccccctcctatCTCCATTATAGCTGAGGAATTAGACCGTGAATACGAGATATTAGACAAGCTCCTCTCCGAGTTAGACGAGTCCAAAGTCCAAAACGAAAAGTCCATAGTCATCTACCCAAAAATGAACCTTATAGGTAGGCTGGCGAGGAACCTGATAAACCAATGGAAACTAAGGAAGGCTGTGGAGGCCGAACCTGAAAGTAAGTCTGCTAGTTTATCTCTTCGTCATTCTGCTCCTTGTCCTCTACCTGTCTCTCCTCCTTCAGCTCTCACTGTTTCACATTCACTCCCTGATTCTCCCCCTCTTAACCCTACCCCAGCTCCCTCCCTTGTTTTCTCcgtccttcccttcccttccctctctcctccccttccctcccctgtttctcccccttcctcctcccctgttTCTCATCCTCCTTCCTCCCATGTATCTTTCCCCCATGCCTCCCctatttctcctcctctctcccttgtttctcctccttcctccattGTTTCTCACTCACATGCCTTCCctgtttctcctcctctctcccttggttctcctcctccttcttcccctGTTTCTTCACCTAATGCCTCCCCTGTttcttcccctccttccttccttgttTCTCCCCCCCATGCATCCCCTGTttcttcccctcctccctcccctgtttatctttcctttcctcccttccctgttcctccttcccttcctcccttccttgTTTCTCTTTCACTTCCACACTCAACACCTCTTTTCTCTCGTTCTCATTGTTCctcttccctcctctcctctAACGGGGCCATTGATGACCTAGCACAAATAGAGAAACTTGAAATGATATTCAATAAGatcattgacataatttttgagTTGTTGCAATGCATCGGCTATCCAAGAGGATCATGGATGGAAAACATGAGGAAGCAGCCCCATTCTTCTGCACCTCCCACTGTTCctcattcctctcctctctcaaagTCATCGGCATCTTCCCCTTTCCTCCACTCTCCAGATTGTCTTATGGAGGGAGGACGATTAGAGGAATATAGAGGAGCTCTCGTCTATTACATCGGCATGGTCTTCCAGGAATTAAAAATGATCAGATTATTTGGGAACAAacaaaagaaggaagagaaacaAAGGAAAAAGGAACTCAAAAAGCAAAAGCATAAGGGGAAAGGCAGTGCTGCTACAAATGGCAGTAAAGAACAAGAAGGTTGGGAGATGCAGGGATATCCAGAATATTATGGTCCAGGATATTATGGACAAGACATAAACTCACGAACGCCTATGCCTCAAATGTGGCATGGCGATCCACGATACGGCATACCTCCACAATTTGGACCTGGTGGTCAAATATACCCTGGTCCTCCAGGAATGGGACCTAATAACGAAAGGTACCCTGGTCCTCCAGGAATGGGACCTGATGGCCAAAGGTACCCAGGTCCTCCAGAAATGGGACCTAATGATGAAAGGTACCCTGGTCCTCCAGGAATGGGGCCTAAAGGCCAAAGAAGGGCTGGTCGTCCACAACAGAGACCCTATGGCCAAAGAAGGCCTGGTCATCCACGACAGAGACCCTATGGCCAAAGAAGGCCTGGTCATCCAAGACAGAGACCCTATGGCCAAAGAAGGCCTGGTCATCCACGACAGAGACCCTATGGCCAAAGAAGGCCTGGTCATCCACGACAGAGACCCTATGGCCAAAGAAGGCCTGGTCATCCACGACAGAGACCCAATGGCCAAAGACAGCCTGGTCCTCCACAACAGAGACCTGATGACCAAACATAGTCTAGAAGGCATGGACATAAATTTGGACGTCCCAGTCTTCTAGAAGAGTAGGCATTTTCCTTGCCTTCCCACCTGAGTCCCCTCCCTGcacctattcttcttcttcttggggtgtggtgttgggttaggtgcagGTGTGGCCATATTGTTGGTTTAGGTGCAGGTGTGAGGTTAGGTGCGGgcgtggtgttgggttaggtgcagGTGTGGGGTTATGTATGGGCGTGGTGTTGGTTTAGatgcaggtgtggtgttgggttaggtgtgggcatggtgggtgcaggtgaggtgttgggttaggtgtggCATGGTGGTGGCGCAGGTGaggtgttgggttaggtgtgggcatggtgggtgcaggtgaggtgttgggttaggtgtggCATGGTGGGTGCAGGTGAGGTGTTGGGTTAGTGTGGGCATGGTGGTGCAGGTGAGGTGTTGGTTATGTGCAGGCATGGTGGGTGCAGGTGAGGTGTTGGGTTTAGGTGTGGGCAGGTGGTGGGTGCAGTGTGGTTGGGTTATTAGGTGTGGGCATGGTGGGTGCAGGTGAGGTGTTGGTTATGTGCAGGCATGGTGGATGCACTGGAGGTTTGGGTTAGGTCTGGTGGGCATGGTGGTGGCCCAGGTTGGGTGGTTTGGGTTAGGGCCTGGGTGGCATGGTGGTGCAGGTGAGGTTGGTTGTTAGGTGGTGCAATTGGTTGGTGCAGGGAGGTGGTTGGGTTAGGTCGTGGGGCAGCATGGTGGGGTGGGGCAAGTGGAGGTTGGTTGTTAGGTGGTGGGATGGTTGGAGGGTGCAGGTTGACCGGTTGGTTTATCGGGTTTAGCTGGTGGGGCTGGTGGGTGGCAGGGAAGGGAAGTGGTTGGTTAGGTGTGGGCTGGGGTGCAGGTAGGTGTTGGGTTTAGGGTGCGTTGGATTGTGGGTCAGGGTTAGGCTGGTGGGTGCGGTGTGGTGGTTGGCGTTAGGTGGGTGGGCATTGGTGGGTGGCAGGGTAGGTGGTGGGGTTAGTGGAATGGGCCATTTTGGGTTGTGGGTGGGCAGGGTGATGTGTTGGGTTAGGGTGTGGGTCATGGTGGGTGCAGGTTGAGGTGTTCGGGTTTAGGTTGGTACCTATGGTGGGTGCAGGATGAGGGTTGGGTTATAGGTGTGGGCAATTGGTGGGTGCAGGTTGAGGTTGTTGGGTGAGGTGGGTGGGACATGGTGGGTGCAGGTGAAGGTGTTGGGTTAGGGTGTGGGGCATGGTGGGGGTGCAGTGTGATTTGGGTTAGGTGTTGGGCCATTGGGTGGGGGCAGGTGAGGTGTTGGGTTAGGGTGGGTGGGCATGGTGGGTGCAGGAGGGTGGTTTTGGGTTGGGTTGGGCATTTTGGTGCAGGTGAGGTGTTTGGTTTAAGGTATGGCATGGTGGGCGCAGGTAATCTTTGAGGTTAGGTTGGGTGGGCATGGTGGGTGCAGGTCAGGTCTTCCCTTAGTGTGGGCATGGTGGGTGCCCAGGTCAGGTGTTGCCAGGTTTCCTGCCATGGTGGGTGGCAAAGGTTGGTGGTTTTCGGTTAGGTGTTGGGGCATGGTGGGTGGGCAGTGAGGTGGTTGGGCAGGTGGTGGGCATGGTGGGTGCAGGTTGAGGTGTTGGGGTTAGGTGTGGGCATGGTGGGTGCAGGTGGAGGGAAGTGGGTTGGGTTAGGGTGGGGTCAATGGGTGGGTGCAGGTGTGGTTTTGGGTTAGGTGGTGGGCAGGTGGGTTGACGGTGAGGTTTGGGTTTCGGTTGCGGGCATGGTGGGTGCATGCGAGGTGTTGGGTTAGGTGGGTGGGTACATGGTGGGTGCAGGTGGGGAAGGTGTTGGGTTAGGTGGTGGGGCAATGGGGGTGGGAGGCAGGAGGTGGTTGGGTTAGGTGGTGGGGCATGGTAGGGTGCAGGTGAGGTTTTGGTTGGGTTAGGTGGGTTGGGCATGGTGGGTGCAAGGTGAGGGTTGGGTTTAGGTGCGGGCATGGCGGGTGCAGTCAGGTGTTGGGTTGGTGTTGGGCATGGGGGTGCAGTGTGTTTTTTGGGTTAGGTGTGGGGGGCATGGTGGGTGCAGGTGAGTTGTTGGTTAGGTTGGTTGGCATGGTGGGTGGGCAGTGAGGTTTGGGTTAGGTGTGGGCatggtgggtgcaggtgtggtTTTGGGTTAGGTGTGGGCATGGTGGGTGCAGGTGaggtgttgggttaggtgtggGCATGGTGGGTGCAGGTGGGAGGTGGTTGGGTTTAGGTGGGGCATCGGTGGGTGCAGGTGGGTGTGGGTTAGGTGTGGGCATGGTGGGTGCAGTTGTGGTGTTGGGTTTAGGTGTGGGCCATGGTGGGTCTGCAGGGTGTGTGGGCTTAGGTGTGGGCATGGTGGGttgcaggtgtggtgttgggtaGGTGGGGGGCATGGTGGGTGCAGAGTGAGGTGTTGGGGGTAGGTGTGGGCATGGTGGGTGCCAGTGAGGTGTTTTGGGTTAGGTGTGGGCATGGGTGGGTGCAGGTGAGGTGTTGGGTTAGGTCGGGGCATGGTGGGTAGTTAGTGCAGGTGGGTGGTGGGTTAGGTTATGTGGGCATGGTGGGTGACGTGAGGTGTTGGGGTTAGGTGTGGGCAggtgggtgcaggtgtggtgttggtTAGGTATGTGGGACATGGTTGGGTGCAGGTGaggtgttgggttaggtgtgggcatggtgggtgcaggtgaggtgttgggttaggtgtgggcatggtgggtgcaggtgtggtTTTGGGTTAGGTGTGGGCatggtgggtgcaggtgtggtgttgggttaggtgtgggcatggtgggtgcaggtgaggtgttgggttaggtgtgggcatggtgggtgcaggtgaggtgttgggttaggtgtggGCATGGTGGGTGAAGGGTGAGGTTGGTGGTTTAAGTGCAGGCATGTGTGGTTGCAGGTGAGGTGCTGGCGGTTATGGTTGTGGCATGTGGGTCGCAGGTGATCGGTTTGGGTTAATGGGCAGGCATGGTGGGTGCAGGTGaggtgttgggttaggtgtgggcatggtgggtgcaggtgtggtgttgggttgggtgtgggcatggtgggtgcaggtgaggtgttgggttaggtgtggGCATGGTGGGTGCAGGTGAGGTGTTGGGTTAGGTAGTGGGCATGGTGGGTGAAGGTGTGGGGTTGGGTTGGGTGTGGCATGCGTGGTGCAGGTGAGTGTTGGGTTAGGTGTGGGCATGGTGGGTGCAGGTGaggtgttgggttaggtgtgggcatggtgggtgcaggtgaggtgttgggttaggtgtgggcatggtgggtgcaggtgtggtgttgggttggGTGTGGGCATGGTGGGTGCAGGTGAGGTGTTGGGTTTAGGTCGTGGGCACTGGTGGGTGCAGGTGGGTTTGGGGGAGGTGTGGGCATGGTGGGTGCAAGGTGAGGTGTTGGGTTTAGGGTTGGGCATGGTGGGTGCAGGTGGGGTTGGGTTAGGTGTGGGCatggtgggtgcaggtgtggtTTTGGGTTAGGTGTGGGCatggtgggtgcaggtgtggtgttgggttaggtgtgggcatggtgggtgcaggtgaggtgttgggttaggtgtgggcatggtgggtgcaggtgaggtgttgggttaggtgtgggcatggtgggtgcaggtgtggtTTTGGGTTAGGTGTGGGCATGGTGGGTGCAGGTGaggtgttgggttaggtgtggCATGGTGGGGCAGGTGAGGTGTTGGTTAGTTGTGGCATGGTGGGGGCAGGTGAGTGTGTTTGGGTTAGGTGTGGGCATGGATGGGTGCAGGTGTGGGTTTGGGTTAGGATTGTGGGAAATGGTGGTGCATGGaggtgttgggttaggtgtggGCTGGTGGGTGGAGGTGAGTGTGTTGGGTTGAGGTGTGCGGCATGGTGGGTGCAGGAGGTGTTGGTTAGGTGTTGGGAATtggtgggtgcaggtgtggtTTTGGGTTAGGTGTGGGCGGGTGGGTGGAGGTGaggtgttgggttaggtgtgggcatggtgggtgcaggtgaggtgttgggttaggtgtgggcatggtgggtgcaggtgtggtgttgggttaggtttGGGCATGGTGGGTGGCGGTGAGGGTGTTGGGTTAGGTAGGGTTGGGCA
Coding sequences within it:
- the LOC135218850 gene encoding proline-rich protein HaeIII subfamily 1-like; protein product: MIFNKIIDIIFELLQCIGYPRGSWMENMRKQPHSSAPPTVPHSSPLSKSSASSPFLHSPDCLMEGGRLEEYRGALVYYIGMVFQELKMIRLFGNKQKKEEKQRKKELKKQKHKGKGSAATNGSKEQEGWEMQGYPEYYGPGYYGQDINSRTPMPQMWHGDPRYGIPPQFGPGGQIYPGPPGMGPNNERYPGPPGMGPDGQRYPGPPEMGPNDERYPGPPGMGPKGQRRAGRPQQRPYGQRRPGHPRQRPYGQRRPGHPRQRPYGQRRPGHPRQRPYGQRRPGHPRQRPYGQRRPGHPRQRPNGQRQPGPPQQRPDDQT